The following are from one region of the Erwinia billingiae Eb661 genome:
- the crp gene encoding cAMP-activated global transcriptional regulator CRP — MVLGKPQTDPTLEWFLSHCHIHKYPSKSTLIHQGEKAETLYYIVKGSVAVLIKDEEGKEMILSYLNQGDFIGELGLFEEGQERSAWVRAKTACEVAEISYKKFRQLIQVNPDILMRLSAQMANRLQVTSEKVGNLAFLDVTGRIAQTLLNLAKQPDAMTHPDGMQIKITRQEIGQIVGCSRETVGRILKMLEDQNLISAHGKTIVVYGTR, encoded by the coding sequence ATGGTTCTCGGCAAACCGCAAACAGACCCGACACTTGAATGGTTCCTGTCTCATTGCCATATTCATAAGTATCCATCCAAGAGCACGCTGATTCATCAGGGTGAAAAGGCAGAAACCCTCTACTATATCGTCAAAGGTTCAGTAGCGGTGCTTATCAAGGATGAAGAAGGCAAAGAGATGATCCTGTCTTACCTCAATCAGGGCGACTTTATTGGCGAGCTTGGCCTGTTTGAAGAAGGTCAGGAGCGTAGCGCGTGGGTACGCGCGAAGACAGCCTGTGAAGTGGCTGAAATCTCTTACAAAAAATTCCGTCAGCTGATCCAGGTTAACCCTGACATTCTGATGCGCCTGTCTGCACAGATGGCGAATCGCTTGCAGGTCACTTCTGAGAAAGTGGGCAATTTAGCTTTCCTCGATGTGACGGGTCGCATCGCGCAGACCTTGCTGAACCTGGCAAAACAACCGGACGCCATGACGCACCCGGATGGGATGCAGATCAAGATCACCCGCCAGGAAATTGGGCAAATCGTTGGCTGTTCTCGTGAAACAGTGGGACGCATTTTGAAGATGCTGGAAGATCAGAACCTGATCTCGGCACACGGTAAAACTATCGTTGTCTACGGCACTCGCTAA
- a CDS encoding YccS/YhfK family putative transporter: MWRRLIYHPEINYALRQTLVLCLPVAMGWLLGDLQKGLLFSLVPACCNLAGLDTPHKRFFKRLIVGGSLFAFSSFLIQYLAGHHVPLPVILFSMAMLLGVTGEISPLHGRLLPGSLIAAIFTLSLAGRMPVWEPPMLYVLGTIWYGVFNWVWFWLWKEQPLRETLSLLYRELAGYCEAKYTLLTKLTDPEKALPPLLARQQKAVDLITTCYQQMHMLSATNNNHHKRLTRAFQIALDLQEHISVSLHQPEEVQKLVEQSHAEAVIRWNAQTIAARLRELADDILYHKLPERFTMDKQLQALEKISRQNPDNPVGTFCYYHFSRIGRVLRTQRPLYQRDLMADRQRRLPLLPAIKSYLSLKSAALRTAARFAVMLTFASSLALFFNLPKPYWILMTVMFVSQNGYSATRVRIQHRALGTLAGLVIAAVTLRLQAPESIVLLVMLAITLISYLFIRKFYGFAMIGFTVTAVYSLQLLSLNGADFLLPRLLDTLMGCLIAFGGTIWLWPQWQSGLLRQNAHDALETYQDALRLLLGNEQDPVKLAYQRIRVNQAHNALFNSLNQSMQEPGFDPSYLADMKLWVTHSQFIVEHINAMTTLAREHTMLTSSLAERYLQACEVALQRCQQRLEYDGPSSEANVLDTQMELNQGPVTILERHVKRILGHLSVMHTISSLAWSARPHHGRWLSRRLRKST; the protein is encoded by the coding sequence ATGTGGCGTCGACTGATTTATCACCCGGAGATCAACTACGCATTGCGCCAGACGCTGGTGCTCTGTTTACCGGTAGCGATGGGATGGCTACTGGGCGACTTGCAAAAAGGGTTGCTGTTTTCCTTAGTCCCTGCCTGTTGCAACCTCGCTGGCCTTGATACTCCTCATAAGCGCTTTTTCAAACGCCTGATCGTTGGCGGAAGCCTGTTTGCCTTCAGCAGTTTCCTGATCCAGTATCTTGCCGGTCACCACGTTCCCCTGCCCGTGATCCTGTTTTCGATGGCGATGCTGCTGGGCGTCACCGGTGAAATCAGCCCGCTGCATGGCCGCCTGCTGCCCGGCTCGCTGATAGCCGCAATCTTCACCCTTAGCCTGGCAGGACGCATGCCGGTGTGGGAACCGCCGATGCTCTACGTGCTCGGCACCATCTGGTACGGCGTGTTCAACTGGGTCTGGTTCTGGCTGTGGAAAGAGCAGCCGCTGCGGGAAACCTTAAGCCTGCTCTATCGCGAGCTGGCGGGTTACTGCGAAGCGAAATACACCCTGCTGACCAAACTCACCGATCCGGAGAAAGCCCTGCCTCCGCTGCTGGCGCGCCAGCAAAAAGCGGTCGACCTGATCACCACCTGCTATCAGCAGATGCATATGCTGTCAGCCACCAACAACAATCACCACAAGCGGCTGACCCGCGCGTTTCAAATCGCGCTAGATTTGCAGGAGCACATCTCCGTCAGCCTGCATCAGCCGGAAGAAGTGCAAAAGCTGGTGGAGCAAAGCCATGCCGAAGCGGTGATCCGCTGGAACGCGCAGACCATCGCCGCCAGGCTGCGTGAACTGGCCGACGATATCCTTTACCACAAGCTGCCCGAGCGCTTCACCATGGATAAGCAGCTTCAGGCGCTGGAGAAGATCTCACGGCAGAATCCGGATAACCCGGTGGGCACCTTCTGCTATTACCACTTCAGCCGGATTGGTCGGGTGCTGCGTACCCAGCGTCCCCTTTATCAGCGCGATTTGATGGCTGACCGGCAGCGCCGACTGCCGCTGCTGCCGGCCATCAAAAGCTATTTGTCGCTGAAATCGGCCGCCTTGCGCACCGCCGCCCGCTTTGCGGTGATGCTGACCTTTGCCAGTTCGCTGGCGCTGTTCTTTAATCTGCCCAAACCCTACTGGATCCTGATGACGGTCATGTTTGTCAGCCAGAACGGTTACAGCGCAACGCGCGTCCGCATCCAGCACCGTGCGCTGGGCACGCTGGCCGGGTTGGTGATTGCCGCGGTGACCTTGCGCCTGCAGGCACCCGAATCCATCGTGCTGCTGGTGATGCTAGCCATTACCCTTATCAGCTACCTGTTTATCCGTAAATTCTACGGCTTTGCGATGATTGGCTTTACGGTCACCGCAGTGTATTCGTTGCAGCTGCTCTCGCTTAACGGCGCAGACTTCCTGCTGCCGCGTTTACTGGATACGCTGATGGGTTGCCTGATTGCCTTCGGCGGCACCATCTGGTTGTGGCCGCAATGGCAAAGCGGGTTGCTGCGGCAGAATGCGCATGACGCGCTGGAAACCTATCAGGATGCGCTGCGGTTATTGCTGGGGAATGAACAGGACCCGGTGAAGCTGGCCTATCAGCGTATCCGCGTTAATCAGGCGCACAACGCCCTGTTCAACTCGCTCAATCAGTCGATGCAGGAGCCAGGCTTTGATCCCAGCTATCTGGCGGATATGAAACTGTGGGTGACGCACAGCCAGTTTATCGTCGAGCATATCAATGCCATGACCACGCTGGCGCGGGAACACACCATGCTGACCTCGTCGCTGGCGGAGCGTTATCTGCAGGCCTGTGAGGTTGCGTTGCAGCGTTGCCAACAGCGGCTGGAGTATGACGGGCCGAGCTCAGAAGCGAACGTGCTGGATACGCAGATGGAGTTGAATCAGGGGCCGGTGACCATCCTGGAAAGGCATGTGAAGCGGATCCTGGGGCACCTCAGCGTGATGCACACCATCTCGTCACTGGCGTGGAGCGCGCGGCCGCATCATGGGCGCTGGTTGTCCCGACGGTTAAGGAAGTCGACGTAA
- the argD gene encoding bifunctional acetylornithine/succinyldiaminopimelate transaminase, whose translation MAADKLAVTRATFDEVILPVYAPAQFVPVKGKGSRVWDQQGKEYIDFSGGIAVTALGHCHPVLVEALKTQGETLWHTSNVFTNEPALRLASKLIAATFAERVFFANSGAEANEAAFKLARYYASKRHSPYKSKIIAFHNGFHGRTLFTVSVGGQPKYSDGFGPKPADIVHVPFNDLDAVKAVIDDHTCAIVVEPIQGEGGVMPATVEFMQGLRKLCDEHQALLVLDEVQSGMGRSGKLFAYEHYGVTPDILSTAKALGGGFPVSAMLTTNEIASTMSPGVHGTTYGGNPLACAIAEAALDIINTEAVLSGVETRREQFVTALKALDAKLDLFSDIRGKGLLIGAALKPQHAGKARDILNAAAAEGVMILNAGTDVIRFAPSLVIEPTDIEEGMARFAKAVEKVLS comes from the coding sequence ATGGCAGCGGATAAATTAGCGGTAACGCGGGCGACATTTGATGAAGTGATATTGCCTGTTTATGCACCAGCGCAGTTTGTGCCAGTGAAAGGCAAAGGGAGCCGTGTCTGGGATCAGCAGGGCAAAGAGTACATCGATTTTTCCGGTGGGATTGCGGTCACCGCGCTGGGACATTGCCATCCGGTGCTGGTGGAAGCGTTAAAAACGCAGGGTGAAACCCTCTGGCACACCAGCAATGTGTTCACTAACGAACCCGCACTGCGCCTTGCCAGCAAGCTGATCGCCGCCACCTTCGCCGAGCGCGTGTTCTTCGCAAACTCCGGTGCTGAAGCCAATGAAGCCGCCTTCAAGCTGGCCCGCTATTACGCCTCTAAACGCCATTCGCCGTACAAAAGCAAAATCATCGCTTTCCACAACGGCTTCCATGGCCGCACGCTGTTTACCGTTTCTGTCGGTGGCCAGCCGAAATATTCTGACGGCTTTGGCCCGAAACCTGCCGATATCGTGCATGTGCCGTTCAATGACCTGGATGCGGTCAAAGCGGTCATTGACGATCACACCTGCGCCATCGTGGTTGAGCCGATTCAGGGTGAAGGCGGCGTGATGCCCGCGACCGTTGAATTTATGCAGGGGCTGCGCAAACTCTGTGACGAACATCAGGCGTTGCTGGTACTGGATGAGGTGCAGAGCGGTATGGGTCGCAGCGGCAAGCTGTTCGCCTATGAGCATTACGGCGTGACGCCCGATATCCTCAGCACCGCGAAAGCGCTGGGCGGCGGTTTCCCGGTCAGTGCGATGCTGACCACCAACGAAATTGCCTCCACCATGTCGCCAGGCGTGCACGGCACCACCTACGGCGGAAATCCGCTGGCCTGTGCCATTGCCGAAGCCGCGCTGGATATCATCAATACCGAAGCGGTGTTGAGCGGGGTGGAAACGCGTCGTGAGCAGTTTGTCACCGCGCTGAAAGCGCTGGACGCGAAGCTGGATCTCTTCAGCGACATTCGCGGTAAAGGGTTGCTGATTGGTGCGGCGCTGAAGCCACAACATGCGGGCAAAGCGCGCGATATTCTGAATGCCGCCGCCGCTGAAGGGGTGATGATCCTGAATGCCGGTACCGATGTGATCCGCTTTGCGCCCTCGCTGGTGATTGAGCCGACCGACATTGAAGAAGGCATGGCGCGCTTCGCCAAAGCCGTCGAAAAAGTCCTGTCTTAA
- a CDS encoding ABC transporter ATP-binding protein — protein MASTPSVRVALNKVTKRFARVTANDCVTMQVASGEIHALLGENGAGKSTLMQILYGLYQPDEGEIVIEGKPVTLRDPGDAIACGIGMVHQEFMLVQPMTVVENVILGLKETRSGRLDLRTAAARLQTLSDRHGLAVDPWAKVQHLPIGVQQRVEILKLLYRDAQVLILDEPTAVLTPQEKEGLFATLKSLRAEGRSVIIVTHKLYEIMAIADRVSVMRGGKMIDTVAVSETSETDLARRMVGRDVVLRVNKSPCRPGKEVLHVDNIAVRDESGQQKIWRASLKVAAGEILGIAGVDGNGQSELAEALLNLREVEAGRIWLGGEDITELSPAGRRAKGMGFIPADRRGVGSVTSLSIADNAMLGAQQTFTHARGWLLDHKKIALHARAIVNHFKVRTPDTDFEAGKLSGGNLQKLILGREVARKPQLLVVEQPTRGLDVGAVEAVWQALLAARDSGCAIVMISAELEEILNLSDRVAVMYSGQIAGILDASDATAEKLGELMAGGKLVSGADNDQAA, from the coding sequence ATGGCATCAACTCCGTCAGTCCGTGTCGCGCTCAATAAGGTCACCAAGCGTTTTGCGCGCGTCACGGCCAATGACTGTGTGACGATGCAGGTGGCTTCCGGGGAAATTCATGCGCTGCTCGGTGAGAACGGCGCCGGGAAAAGTACCCTGATGCAGATCCTCTATGGCCTGTATCAGCCCGATGAAGGCGAGATCGTTATCGAAGGTAAGCCGGTGACGTTGCGCGATCCGGGTGATGCCATTGCCTGTGGCATCGGCATGGTCCATCAGGAATTTATGCTGGTGCAGCCGATGACCGTGGTGGAAAACGTGATCCTCGGACTGAAAGAGACCCGCAGCGGTCGGCTGGATTTACGCACGGCGGCGGCGCGTTTGCAGACCTTGTCGGATCGTCATGGTCTGGCGGTCGATCCCTGGGCGAAGGTACAGCATCTGCCGATTGGCGTGCAGCAGCGGGTTGAAATCCTCAAGCTGCTGTATCGCGATGCCCAGGTGTTGATCCTTGATGAACCCACCGCGGTGCTGACACCGCAGGAAAAAGAAGGGCTGTTTGCCACGCTGAAATCACTGCGTGCCGAAGGGCGCTCGGTAATCATTGTGACGCACAAACTGTATGAAATTATGGCGATAGCCGATCGCGTCTCGGTGATGCGCGGCGGCAAGATGATCGATACCGTGGCGGTCAGCGAGACGTCGGAAACCGATCTTGCCCGGCGCATGGTGGGACGAGATGTGGTGCTGAGGGTGAATAAATCGCCCTGTCGGCCGGGAAAAGAGGTGCTGCACGTCGACAATATCGCGGTGCGGGACGAATCCGGTCAGCAAAAAATCTGGCGAGCCTCGCTGAAAGTGGCCGCCGGTGAAATTTTAGGCATTGCCGGTGTCGACGGTAATGGGCAGTCCGAACTGGCTGAAGCGTTACTGAATCTGCGCGAAGTGGAAGCCGGGCGCATCTGGCTGGGAGGCGAAGATATCACCGAGCTGTCTCCTGCCGGGCGACGCGCGAAGGGCATGGGTTTTATCCCCGCCGATCGTCGGGGCGTCGGATCGGTGACCTCGCTGTCGATTGCGGATAACGCCATGTTAGGCGCGCAGCAAACCTTTACCCATGCTCGCGGCTGGCTGCTCGACCACAAGAAAATTGCGCTGCACGCACGGGCGATCGTCAATCATTTCAAGGTCCGCACCCCGGATACCGACTTCGAAGCCGGAAAACTGTCCGGCGGCAATCTGCAAAAACTGATCCTCGGTCGCGAAGTGGCCCGTAAACCGCAGTTACTGGTGGTGGAACAGCCGACGCGTGGGCTGGACGTTGGCGCGGTGGAAGCGGTCTGGCAGGCGCTGCTGGCCGCACGCGACAGCGGCTGCGCTATCGTGATGATTTCGGCCGAGCTGGAAGAGATCCTCAACCTGTCTGACCGGGTGGCGGTGATGTACAGCGGGCAAATCGCCGGGATCCTCGATGCCTCAGACGCCACGGCCGAAAAGCTCGGCGAACTGATGGCCGGTGGCAAACTTGTTTCAGGAGCCGACAATGACCAGGCTGCTTGA
- a CDS encoding BMP family protein, whose amino-acid sequence MAGVSRRGFAKMLAGAVMLPALAPLLSKRALAADKSIKIALLLPGSVADGGWSMLAYQGLQALKKEGFTVAWSESVPQAQMEQTIRGYADDGYSLIIGHSFEYGSAFAEVGPDYPDTYFFASTFKPDSKAPANVEYVNLAYLQSAYAAGALAALISDKGKAVGFVGGGDNPTQQAMMRAFIAGAEKTRPGVKGLGVVTGDYDNAAKGREAATTLIGNGADVIWHTADVTGLGALQGAAAAKVKAIGCYADQKDVAPAYIACSLKQNLDWMVEEVGHSVASKRFMGGKEWSPTVAKAWSVVYGSEPYNSKLVSAEAWQTFTAIWQQLDNGSIVPNV is encoded by the coding sequence ATGGCAGGTGTAAGTCGCAGGGGATTTGCAAAAATGCTGGCGGGTGCGGTGATGTTACCGGCTCTGGCGCCGTTACTTTCGAAGCGTGCATTGGCGGCCGATAAAAGCATTAAGATCGCGTTGTTATTACCCGGCTCCGTCGCCGATGGCGGCTGGAGCATGCTCGCTTATCAGGGATTACAGGCCCTGAAAAAAGAGGGCTTCACCGTTGCCTGGAGCGAAAGCGTGCCGCAGGCGCAGATGGAACAGACTATCCGCGGTTATGCCGACGACGGCTATTCGCTGATTATCGGACACAGCTTCGAATACGGCTCGGCCTTTGCTGAAGTCGGCCCTGATTATCCGGACACCTATTTCTTTGCGTCGACCTTCAAGCCAGACAGCAAAGCACCTGCCAACGTTGAGTACGTCAATCTGGCCTACCTGCAGTCGGCTTATGCTGCCGGCGCGCTGGCGGCGCTGATTTCCGATAAGGGCAAGGCGGTGGGCTTTGTCGGCGGCGGGGATAACCCGACGCAGCAGGCGATGATGCGGGCGTTTATTGCCGGCGCGGAGAAAACGCGTCCGGGAGTAAAAGGCCTGGGCGTGGTAACCGGCGATTATGACAATGCGGCCAAAGGTCGGGAAGCGGCCACCACCCTGATCGGCAACGGTGCGGATGTGATTTGGCATACCGCCGATGTGACCGGCTTAGGGGCGCTGCAAGGCGCGGCGGCGGCGAAGGTCAAGGCCATCGGCTGTTATGCCGATCAGAAGGACGTGGCGCCGGCGTATATCGCCTGCAGCCTGAAGCAGAACCTTGACTGGATGGTAGAAGAAGTCGGCCACTCGGTCGCCAGTAAACGCTTTATGGGCGGCAAAGAGTGGTCGCCAACGGTCGCCAAAGCCTGGTCGGTGGTTTACGGCAGCGAGCCATACAACAGCAAGCTGGTCAGCGCCGAGGCCTGGCAGACGTTTACCGCCATCTGGCAGCAGCTGGATAACGGCAGCATCGTTCCTAACGTGTGA
- a CDS encoding LysR family transcriptional regulator yields the protein MLQHRLWTYLDEVARCGSIRKAAGRLHISASAINRQILALEEELGTPLFQRLPRKMVLTAAGEVLIHHVRQTFKELEWAQIKIEELKGLRRGEVTVAMMSGLAANLIPRMAAEFRRANPRVKLILRQMTTGDDITAAVGSGEADLGLGFDFDLPPSLRMLGSAVGRLGAVVAPGHPLADKTSLRLSDCVPHPLVIADKSMVIRPYLNELFARAMVTVHPVIETNSIEVMRQAAMFDQALTFLTPFDIEFDLRSGRLMYIPVRELSQQAQTLMLIGHDRGTSAIGSVLAETIKVMMGQMA from the coding sequence ATGTTGCAACACCGGCTCTGGACCTACCTGGATGAAGTGGCGCGCTGCGGATCGATCCGCAAAGCCGCAGGTCGGCTGCATATCTCAGCGTCGGCAATCAACCGCCAGATCCTCGCGCTGGAGGAAGAACTGGGCACGCCGCTGTTCCAGCGCTTGCCGCGTAAAATGGTGTTAACCGCGGCGGGCGAAGTGTTGATCCACCATGTGCGGCAGACCTTTAAAGAGCTGGAATGGGCGCAGATTAAGATTGAAGAGCTGAAGGGATTACGGCGAGGCGAAGTGACGGTGGCGATGATGAGCGGGCTGGCCGCCAATTTGATCCCGCGAATGGCCGCTGAATTTCGCCGGGCAAATCCGCGGGTGAAACTGATCCTCCGGCAGATGACCACCGGCGATGACATTACCGCCGCGGTGGGATCCGGTGAGGCCGACCTCGGGCTGGGGTTCGATTTTGACCTGCCGCCCTCGTTGCGCATGCTGGGCAGCGCCGTCGGCAGACTGGGCGCAGTGGTTGCTCCCGGCCATCCGCTGGCCGATAAAACCAGCCTGAGGCTCAGCGACTGCGTGCCTCATCCGCTGGTGATTGCCGATAAGTCGATGGTGATCCGCCCGTATCTGAATGAGCTGTTTGCCCGGGCGATGGTCACCGTGCATCCGGTAATTGAAACCAACTCAATCGAAGTGATGCGCCAGGCGGCGATGTTCGATCAGGCGCTGACCTTTTTAACGCCGTTTGATATCGAATTCGATCTGCGCAGCGGGCGTTTGATGTATATCCCGGTACGTGAACTGTCGCAGCAGGCACAAACGCTGATGCTGATTGGTCACGACCGGGGCACCAGCGCGATCGGCAGCGTGCTGGCAGAAACCATCAAAGTGATGATGGGACAGATGGCGTAA
- a CDS encoding OsmC family protein, with the protein MQARVKWVEGLTFLGESSSGHQVLMDGNAGDKAPSPMEMVLMAAGGCSAIDVVSILQKGRHDVKDCEVKLSSERREEAPRLFTHINLHFIVTGVALGDKAVSRAVDLSAEKYCSVALMLGKGVEITHSYEVIELPA; encoded by the coding sequence ATGCAGGCTCGAGTCAAGTGGGTTGAAGGGTTAACGTTTTTGGGAGAATCCTCATCCGGGCATCAGGTTCTGATGGACGGAAATGCGGGCGATAAAGCCCCGAGCCCGATGGAGATGGTGTTGATGGCCGCGGGCGGATGCAGCGCAATCGACGTGGTTTCCATTCTGCAGAAGGGCCGCCACGACGTAAAGGATTGCGAAGTGAAGCTCAGCTCCGAACGCCGTGAAGAGGCCCCGCGCCTGTTCACCCACATCAATCTGCACTTTATCGTCACCGGCGTGGCCTTAGGCGATAAAGCGGTGTCGCGTGCCGTCGATCTCTCCGCGGAGAAATATTGCTCGGTGGCACTGATGCTGGGCAAGGGCGTGGAAATCACCCACAGCTATGAAGTGATTGAGTTACCGGCGTAA
- a CDS encoding creatininase family protein, protein MNMPSSRWWWDLSTREFSELDMDKVIAVLPIGAVEQHGPHLPVRVDAAINAGIIARAVELMPADLPVLILPALPVGKSDEHLNFPGTLTLPYEVLGKVWFEVAKSAWRAGIRKLIFWNSHGGQPQLMEIVCRQLRIELDLFAVGASWFRTIDSSDLFSAEELQHGIHGGESETSVMLHLHPDLVQMDYAQNFVSASVALAETGGILTPEGGVGFGWMAEDLHPSGTTGNAAAADAERGKIETDRAAEALIRLIEEVQAYQPPFQR, encoded by the coding sequence ATGAATATGCCGTCGTCACGCTGGTGGTGGGATCTTTCCACCCGAGAATTCAGTGAGCTGGACATGGATAAAGTGATCGCGGTGCTGCCGATTGGCGCCGTCGAGCAGCATGGTCCGCACCTGCCGGTCCGGGTGGATGCCGCCATCAACGCGGGCATTATTGCGCGCGCGGTCGAGTTAATGCCGGCGGATTTGCCGGTACTGATCCTCCCGGCGCTGCCGGTGGGGAAATCCGATGAGCACCTCAATTTTCCCGGCACCTTAACCCTTCCTTATGAGGTGTTGGGTAAAGTCTGGTTTGAGGTGGCGAAAAGCGCCTGGCGTGCCGGGATCCGTAAACTGATTTTCTGGAATTCCCATGGTGGGCAACCGCAGCTGATGGAAATCGTCTGTCGCCAGCTGCGCATCGAACTCGATCTGTTTGCGGTCGGCGCCAGCTGGTTCCGCACCATTGATTCTTCCGACCTGTTTAGCGCGGAGGAGTTACAGCACGGCATTCACGGCGGGGAGTCCGAAACCAGCGTGATGCTGCATCTGCACCCGGATTTGGTGCAGATGGACTATGCGCAGAACTTTGTTTCCGCCTCGGTGGCGCTGGCGGAAACGGGCGGTATTCTGACCCCGGAAGGCGGCGTCGGCTTTGGCTGGATGGCGGAAGATCTGCATCCGTCCGGCACCACCGGCAATGCGGCGGCGGCAGATGCTGAACGCGGTAAGATTGAAACCGATCGGGCGGCTGAGGCCCTGATCCGGCTGATTGAGGAAGTGCAGGCTTATCAACCTCCTTTCCAGCGCTAA
- a CDS encoding phosphoribulokinase, which produces MSAKHPVIAVTGSSGAGTTTTSLAFRKIFQQLNLHAAEVEGDSFHRYTRPEMDMAIRKARDMGRHISYFGPEANDFALLEQTFAEYGRSGSGKSRKYLHTYDEAVPWNQVPGTFTPWQPLPEPTDVLFYEGLHGGVVTPQNNVSQQVDLLVGVVPIVNLEWIQKLVRDTSERGHSREAVMDSVVRSMEDYINFITPQFSRTHINFQRVPTVDTSNPFAARGIPSLDESFVVIHFQALEDIDFPYLLSMLQGSFISHINTLVVPGGKMGLAMELIMGPLVKRLIQGKKIE; this is translated from the coding sequence ATGTCAGCCAAACATCCGGTTATTGCCGTCACCGGCTCCAGCGGGGCGGGAACCACCACCACCAGCCTGGCCTTCAGAAAAATTTTCCAGCAGCTGAATCTGCATGCCGCCGAAGTCGAAGGCGACAGCTTTCACCGTTATACCCGTCCTGAAATGGATATGGCGATCCGTAAAGCGCGCGATATGGGCCGCCATATCAGCTATTTCGGCCCGGAAGCCAATGACTTCGCCCTGCTCGAACAGACCTTCGCGGAATATGGCCGGTCAGGCAGCGGCAAATCCCGCAAATATCTGCACACCTATGATGAAGCGGTACCCTGGAATCAGGTTCCGGGAACCTTTACGCCGTGGCAACCCCTGCCGGAACCGACCGACGTGCTGTTTTATGAAGGGCTGCATGGTGGCGTGGTGACGCCGCAGAACAATGTCTCGCAGCAGGTTGATTTGCTGGTTGGCGTGGTACCGATCGTTAACCTGGAGTGGATCCAGAAACTGGTGCGCGATACCAGCGAACGCGGCCACTCACGCGAAGCGGTGATGGATTCGGTGGTGCGATCCATGGAGGATTACATCAACTTTATTACGCCGCAGTTCTCCCGCACGCACATTAACTTCCAGCGCGTGCCGACGGTGGATACCTCTAACCCGTTCGCGGCGCGCGGTATCCCGTCGCTGGATGAAAGCTTTGTGGTGATCCATTTCCAGGCGCTGGAAGATATCGACTTCCCGTATTTGCTGTCGATGCTGCAGGGATCCTTTATCTCGCACATCAATACGCTGGTGGTGCCGGGCGGCAAGATGGGGCTGGCGATGGAGCTGATTATGGGGCCGCTGGTGAAGCGTCTGATCCAGGGTAAGAAAATAGAGTAA
- a CDS encoding ABC transporter permease, which yields MTRLLEKRLAPADSSTAIAITTSGAMLVAFFLAGLLFIPFGGNPLSAYGFLFSEAFGSVRGIGQTLVQATPLILIALGTIVIWRAGLGYIGFEGCFLVGAAAASWVALAGTPQGLPWSLPDWAYWPAVIVAAFVAGSLWAGWVGYLRVRFGGNDVLISLMANYVAIFLIQYLVSGPMRAMGDLPQTPRLPKESWLPFIMDGMRAHWGLGIALIATLYVWWLIRATPAGFEIIVSGLNPKAARYSGIDVASRQMKAVLLGGGLAALAGLCAVLGVQHRLMEGLSGGVGFIGVVVALLARLNPLLVIPTAILYGGLEVGGSAMQRQTGLPTSVVLILQSLVVILILAGDILRYYRLRWPARSPHSSLMEEKS from the coding sequence ATGACCAGGCTGCTTGAAAAACGACTGGCACCCGCCGACTCCTCAACCGCCATTGCCATCACCACCTCCGGCGCCATGCTGGTGGCCTTTTTCCTCGCCGGACTGCTGTTTATCCCTTTCGGCGGCAATCCACTCAGCGCCTATGGCTTTTTATTCAGCGAAGCGTTCGGCTCGGTGCGTGGCATCGGGCAGACGCTGGTGCAGGCCACACCGTTGATCCTGATTGCGCTCGGGACGATTGTGATCTGGCGCGCGGGGCTCGGCTACATCGGCTTTGAAGGCTGCTTTTTAGTGGGCGCCGCGGCGGCGAGTTGGGTGGCGTTAGCCGGCACGCCGCAGGGCTTGCCGTGGAGTTTGCCGGACTGGGCTTACTGGCCCGCCGTTATCGTGGCGGCTTTTGTCGCCGGTTCGCTGTGGGCCGGCTGGGTGGGATATCTGCGGGTACGGTTTGGCGGCAACGATGTGCTGATCTCGCTGATGGCGAACTATGTCGCCATTTTCCTGATCCAGTATCTGGTCTCCGGGCCGATGCGGGCGATGGGCGATCTGCCGCAAACGCCGCGTCTGCCGAAAGAGAGCTGGTTGCCGTTTATTATGGACGGTATGCGGGCGCACTGGGGATTAGGCATCGCGCTTATCGCCACGCTGTACGTCTGGTGGCTGATCCGGGCGACGCCGGCGGGCTTTGAAATCATTGTCAGCGGACTCAATCCCAAAGCCGCGCGCTACAGCGGCATTGATGTTGCCAGCCGTCAAATGAAGGCGGTGCTGTTGGGCGGTGGACTGGCCGCACTGGCGGGACTGTGTGCGGTGTTGGGTGTGCAGCATCGTCTGATGGAAGGCTTATCGGGCGGCGTGGGATTTATCGGCGTGGTGGTGGCGTTGCTTGCCAGACTCAATCCGTTGCTGGTGATCCCAACCGCCATTTTGTATGGCGGGCTTGAGGTTGGCGGCAGCGCGATGCAACGCCAGACGGGCTTGCCCACCTCGGTGGTGCTTATCCTGCAAAGCCTGGTGGTTATCCTGATCCTCGCGGGCGATATCCTGCGCTATTACCGTCTGCGCTGGCCTGCTCGTTCGCCGCACTCTTCTCTGATGGAGGAGAAGTCATGA